A genome region from Trichosurus vulpecula isolate mTriVul1 chromosome 5, mTriVul1.pri, whole genome shotgun sequence includes the following:
- the LOC118849497 gene encoding 60S acidic ribosomal protein P1-like, with protein MAISELACIYSALILHEDEVTVTEDKINALIKAAGVNVEPFWPRLFAKALSNANIASLICNVGVGGPAPAAGGAAPAGGAAPASTVAPAEEKKKGEGKREESEESDDDMGFGLFD; from the coding sequence ATGGCCATCTCCGAGCTTGCTTGCATCTACTCCGCCCTCATCCTTCACGAAGATGAGGTTACGGTCACCGAGGATAAAATCAATGCCCTCATTAAAGCAGCAGGTGTAAATGTTGAACCATTCTGGCCTCGATTATTTGCAAAGGCCCTGTCCAATGCAAACATTGCAAGCCTCATCTGCAACGTAGGAGTTGGTGGACCTGCCCCAGCAGCTGGTGGTGCTGCCCCTGCTGGAGGGGCTGCTCCTGCTAGCACAGTTGCCCCagctgaggagaagaagaaaggggaaggaaaaagagaagaatccGAGGAGTCCGATGATGACATGGGCTTTGGTCTGTTTGACTAG